A window from Pseudomonas sp. MRSN 12121 encodes these proteins:
- a CDS encoding CPBP family intramembrane glutamic endopeptidase: MTVLPWMYLALLSIGYALALVYGQLGLLALVSIALLLCAGFAVRQQKSLYARYLGHGLFVVLALALAMHWLPGFYNGRAIAPERLTADAVPFSMYLNQDKPLIGFWLLLACPWIVGRRSLRLSLYATALALTLTAVAALGGAVLLGIISWAPKWPDQAWLWVLNNLLLVTLVEEALFRGYIQGGLSRRFQHLPYGENLALLCAALLFGLVHVGAGWQWWLLASIAGVGYGLAYRFGGLGAAVATHFGLNLLHFGLFTYPMLAG, encoded by the coding sequence ATGACCGTTCTGCCATGGATGTACCTGGCACTTCTTTCCATTGGCTATGCCCTGGCCCTGGTCTATGGCCAGCTGGGCCTGCTGGCGCTGGTTTCCATCGCCTTGCTGCTGTGTGCCGGCTTTGCCGTGCGCCAGCAGAAAAGCCTGTATGCGCGCTACCTCGGGCACGGGCTGTTTGTGGTGCTGGCCCTGGCGCTGGCGATGCACTGGCTGCCCGGCTTCTACAACGGCCGCGCCATCGCCCCTGAGCGCCTCACCGCCGATGCCGTGCCGTTTTCCATGTACCTGAACCAGGACAAACCCCTGATCGGCTTCTGGCTGTTGCTGGCCTGCCCCTGGATAGTCGGACGACGCTCGCTGCGCCTGTCCCTCTATGCCACCGCCCTGGCCTTGACCCTGACCGCCGTGGCGGCCCTGGGCGGCGCGGTGCTGCTGGGCATCATCAGCTGGGCACCGAAATGGCCGGACCAGGCCTGGCTATGGGTACTGAACAACCTGCTGCTGGTGACGCTGGTGGAAGAAGCCTTGTTCCGTGGCTACATCCAGGGTGGCCTGAGCCGTCGCTTCCAGCACCTGCCCTACGGTGAAAACCTGGCCTTGCTGTGCGCGGCTCTGCTGTTCGGCCTGGTGCATGTGGGGGCCGGCTGGCAATGGTGGCTGCTGGCGAGCATCGCCGGCGTCGGCTACGGCCTGGCCTACCGTTTCGGCGGCCTGGGCGCCGCGGT